One part of the Desulfurellaceae bacterium genome encodes these proteins:
- a CDS encoding GNAT family N-acetyltransferase — protein MQETVLTGGRVYLRPLERNDAELIVVWLRDRELTWSLGDFFPAADIHAVADGIERLYRSGHDLLLGVVRRDTDRLIGVTELHHLDLDNRQASFGLLIGQTGEGYGPEVAGLVLDYAFGPLALNRVWVQVDERNTRGIRAYQKVGFRREGLLRESRYADGRYHDTLLMAVLRGEWQARRK, from the coding sequence ATGCAGGAAACGGTGCTGACGGGCGGGCGGGTGTATCTGCGCCCTTTGGAGCGTAATGACGCCGAACTGATCGTCGTCTGGCTGCGGGACAGGGAGCTGACCTGGAGCCTGGGCGACTTTTTCCCGGCGGCCGATATCCACGCCGTGGCCGATGGTATCGAGCGTCTGTACCGCAGCGGGCACGACCTGCTGCTCGGCGTCGTACGCCGCGACACCGATAGGCTGATTGGCGTTACCGAGCTGCACCATCTCGATCTGGACAACCGCCAGGCCAGCTTTGGCCTGCTCATTGGTCAGACGGGCGAGGGCTACGGCCCGGAGGTGGCCGGGCTGGTGCTTGACTACGCCTTTGGTCCGCTGGCCCTGAACCGGGTCTGGGTACAGGTGGACGAGCGCAACACGCGTGGTATCCGCGCCTATCAGAAGGTCGGCTTCCGGCGCGAGGGGCTGTTGCGCGAAAGCCGCTACGCCGACGGCCGTTACCACGACACGCTGCTGATGGCCGTCCTGCGCGGCGAGTGGCAGGCACGCAGAAAATGA